The proteins below come from a single Streptococcus canis genomic window:
- a CDS encoding lipoate--protein ligase, producing MKYIVNKSHNPAFNIALEAYAFRELVEEDELFILWINEPAIIIGKHQNTIQEINKEYIDEHDIHVVRRLSGGGAVYHDLNNLNYTIISNKTAEGAFDFKTFSQPVIATLADLGVTANFTGRNDIEIDGKKICGNAQAYYKGRMMHHGCLLFDVDMTVLGDALKVSKDKIESKGVKSVRARVTNILNELPEKITVDEFSDKILAKMKETYPDMTEYVLSEDELAKIQQSAEEQFGSWDWTYGKAPEYTIERNVRYPAGKISTFANVENSIIKNLKIYGDFFGIKDVQDIEHLLIGCKYEYSDVLERLKTIDTTQYFSRMTLEEVAKAIVA from the coding sequence CTCTGGATCAATGAACCAGCTATTATTATTGGTAAGCACCAAAATACCATTCAAGAAATCAATAAAGAATACATTGATGAACATGATATTCATGTTGTCCGTCGTTTATCTGGTGGCGGGGCAGTTTACCATGATTTGAATAACTTGAATTATACTATTATTTCAAATAAAACAGCAGAAGGTGCCTTTGATTTCAAAACTTTTTCACAACCTGTGATTGCGACTTTAGCAGATTTAGGAGTAACAGCCAATTTTACAGGTCGTAACGATATTGAAATTGACGGCAAAAAAATCTGTGGAAATGCTCAAGCCTACTATAAAGGTCGCATGATGCACCATGGTTGTCTCTTGTTTGATGTGGACATGACAGTCCTTGGAGATGCTCTTAAGGTCAGCAAGGACAAGATTGAGTCTAAAGGGGTGAAATCAGTTCGTGCTCGTGTGACTAATATCTTAAATGAATTGCCAGAAAAGATTACTGTTGATGAATTTTCAGATAAAATCTTGGCTAAAATGAAAGAAACTTACCCAGACATGACAGAGTATGTTTTGTCAGAGGATGAATTGGCTAAGATTCAACAATCTGCTGAGGAACAATTTGGCAGCTGGGATTGGACCTATGGAAAAGCGCCAGAGTATACGATTGAGCGAAATGTTCGTTATCCTGCGGGTAAAATTTCTACTTTTGCGAATGTTGAAAATTCTATCATTAAAAACCTTAAAATCTATGGCGATTTCTTTGGTATCAAAGATGTGCAAGACATTGAGCATTTATTGATTGGTTGCAAATATGAATATAGTGATGTGCTTGAACGTCTGAAAACCATTGATACCACTCAATATTTTTCACGCATGACCCTTGAAGAAGTTGCAAAAGCCATTGTGGCTTAA
- the gatD gene encoding lipid II isoglutaminyl synthase subunit GatD: protein MTYTSLKSPENRDYHYDLHIAHLYGNLMNTYGDNGNILMLKYVAEKLKARVTVDIVSLNDAFDQDHYDIVFFGGGQDYEQSIVAKDLPNKKSALANYIANNKVVLAICGGFQLLGQYYVQANGVKINGLGIMGHYTLNQHQNRFIGDIKIHNDEFDETYFGFENHQGRTFLSDDEKPLGRVIYGNGNNKEDQTEGVHYKNVYGSYFHGPILSRNVNLAYRLVTTALKQKYGSTISLASYDAILNQEVAEEYADVKSKAAFDKA, encoded by the coding sequence ATGACCTACACTTCACTAAAATCTCCAGAAAATCGTGACTATCACTATGACCTTCACATTGCCCACCTCTACGGTAATCTTATGAATACTTACGGTGATAACGGTAATATCCTAATGCTTAAATATGTGGCTGAAAAACTTAAAGCCAGAGTTACCGTAGATATTGTGTCCCTCAATGATGCCTTTGACCAAGACCACTACGACATTGTTTTCTTCGGTGGCGGACAAGATTACGAGCAGAGCATTGTAGCCAAGGACTTACCAAACAAAAAATCTGCCCTTGCAAACTACATTGCTAACAATAAGGTCGTTCTTGCCATCTGCGGTGGCTTCCAATTGTTAGGACAATATTATGTACAGGCCAATGGTGTTAAAATCAACGGACTTGGCATTATGGGGCACTATACCCTCAACCAACACCAAAATCGTTTTATTGGAGATATTAAAATTCATAATGACGAGTTTGACGAAACCTATTTTGGCTTTGAAAATCATCAAGGACGTACCTTCTTATCCGATGATGAAAAGCCACTTGGACGCGTGATTTATGGAAACGGCAATAATAAAGAAGACCAAACCGAAGGCGTTCACTATAAAAATGTGTACGGTAGTTACTTCCATGGCCCTATCTTGTCACGGAATGTTAATTTGGCTTATCGCTTAGTGACAACCGCTCTCAAACAAAAATATGGCTCTACTATTTCCTTAGCTTCTTACGATGCTATTCTCAACCAAGAAGTAGCTGAAGAATACGCTGATGTCAAGAGTAAAGCTGCTTTTGATAAAGCTTAA
- the murT gene encoding lipid II isoglutaminyl synthase subunit MurT: MKIKTLLGLSVGKAAQLILTKMGRGSTYPGHLALSFDKDILDTLSQNYDIVVVTGTNGKTLTTALTVGILKEAFGEVLTNPSGANMITGITSAFLSAKKGRSGKQIAVLEIDEASLPRITTYLKPSLFVYTNIFRDQMDRYGEIYTTYQMIVDGASKAPEATILANGDSPIFSSKDLVNPVKYYGFNTTKHAPQLAHYNTEGVLCPKCEHILYYRLNTYANLGDFVCLNCNFQRPTLDYQLTELTTITNNSSEFVIDGQDYKINVGGLYNIYNALAAVAVAEFFGVKPEQIKAGFNKSKAVFGRQETFMLGDKSCTLVLIKNPVGASQALEMIQLAAYPFSLSVLLNANYADGIDTSWIWDANFELITQMPITEINAGGVRHSEIARRLRVTGFDETKLSQAEKLEEIMQAIEKQEAKHAYILATYTAMLEFRSLLADRHVVEKEMI, translated from the coding sequence ATGAAAATAAAGACATTACTCGGTTTGAGTGTCGGCAAAGCGGCTCAATTGATTTTAACAAAGATGGGGCGAGGCTCCACTTATCCTGGGCATCTAGCCTTATCTTTTGATAAAGATATTTTAGACACTCTCTCACAAAACTACGATATTGTTGTTGTCACTGGAACAAACGGCAAAACCTTAACCACTGCCTTAACCGTTGGTATTCTAAAAGAAGCCTTTGGGGAAGTCCTCACCAATCCAAGTGGTGCCAATATGATTACTGGTATTACGTCGGCTTTTTTATCTGCTAAAAAAGGAAGATCTGGTAAACAAATTGCTGTCTTAGAGATTGACGAGGCCAGCCTTCCAAGAATCACGACTTACTTAAAACCTAGTTTGTTTGTCTATACTAATATTTTTAGGGATCAAATGGATCGCTATGGAGAGATTTACACCACCTATCAGATGATTGTAGATGGTGCTAGCAAAGCACCTGAAGCAACTATCTTAGCCAATGGAGATAGTCCTATTTTCTCTTCCAAGGACTTAGTTAATCCAGTTAAGTACTATGGCTTTAATACCACTAAGCATGCTCCGCAGCTAGCCCATTATAATACAGAGGGGGTTTTATGCCCAAAATGCGAACATATCCTTTACTATCGTCTCAATACTTATGCTAATTTAGGAGATTTTGTTTGCTTAAATTGTAACTTCCAAAGACCAACCTTAGATTATCAATTAACTGAACTAACAACTATTACCAACAACAGTTCTGAATTTGTTATCGATGGTCAAGATTACAAAATTAACGTGGGTGGTCTTTATAATATTTATAATGCTCTTGCTGCAGTTGCTGTTGCCGAATTTTTTGGCGTTAAACCTGAACAAATCAAAGCTGGATTTAATAAAAGCAAGGCTGTTTTTGGTCGTCAGGAAACCTTTATGCTTGGTGATAAATCTTGCACCCTGGTTCTCATTAAAAATCCTGTGGGAGCTAGCCAAGCCCTTGAAATGATTCAGCTAGCTGCTTACCCATTTAGCCTATCTGTCCTTTTAAATGCTAATTACGCAGATGGGATTGATACCAGCTGGATTTGGGACGCTAATTTTGAACTCATTACTCAAATGCCCATTACCGAAATAAATGCTGGTGGTGTTCGCCATTCTGAAATTGCCCGCCGATTACGTGTAACAGGTTTTGATGAAACAAAACTATCACAGGCTGAAAAGTTAGAAGAAATCATGCAAGCCATCGAAAAACAAGAAGCCAAGCATGCCTACATCTTAGCAACCTATACGGCTATGTTAGAATTCCGTAGCCTCCTTGCTGACCGCCATGTCGTTGAAAAGGAGATGATCTAA
- the cdaA gene encoding diadenylate cyclase CdaA, with amino-acid sequence MSNLSSIDTKFLLSLFSDPWMLAVHLLDILIVAYLIYRFIKALTGTKIMSLVQGVIFFLIIRFIAEWVGFTTITYLMNQVITYGVIAGVVIFAPEIRAGLEKFGRSTQVFLQKQTVSSEEVLVDALIKSVAYMGPRKIGALIAIEQTQTLQEYIATGIPLHADISNQLLINIFIPNTPLHDGAVIVGQNKIVAACAYLPLSESMTISKEFGTRHRAAIGLSEHSDALTIIVSEETGAISVARKGQFLHDLTADEFETVLRTYLISEPSVTLPWFKKILGGKAK; translated from the coding sequence ATGAGTAATTTATCTAGCATTGACACAAAGTTTTTATTGAGTTTATTTTCTGACCCTTGGATGCTTGCAGTGCATCTTTTGGACATTCTAATTGTTGCCTACCTGATTTATCGGTTTATTAAAGCATTGACGGGGACCAAAATCATGTCTTTAGTGCAGGGCGTTATTTTCTTTTTGATTATTCGCTTTATTGCAGAATGGGTTGGTTTTACTACCATCACCTATTTGATGAATCAAGTTATTACCTACGGAGTCATTGCTGGAGTTGTGATTTTTGCACCAGAAATTCGAGCAGGGCTTGAAAAGTTTGGACGATCTACGCAAGTTTTTCTCCAAAAACAAACAGTTAGCAGCGAGGAAGTTTTGGTAGATGCCTTGATTAAGTCTGTGGCCTATATGGGTCCTCGGAAAATTGGGGCTTTGATTGCTATCGAGCAGACACAGACCCTACAAGAATATATTGCGACAGGTATTCCTTTACATGCCGATATTTCAAATCAACTATTAATTAATATCTTTATTCCCAACACACCACTTCATGATGGTGCGGTTATTGTTGGTCAGAATAAGATTGTGGCAGCTTGTGCCTACTTGCCTTTGTCAGAATCAATGACAATTTCCAAAGAATTTGGAACACGACATAGAGCAGCTATCGGTTTGTCTGAACATTCTGATGCCTTGACCATTATCGTCTCAGAAGAAACAGGGGCCATTTCGGTAGCGCGTAAGGGGCAATTTTTGCATGATTTAACAGCAGATGAATTTGAAACCGTTCTTAGAACGTATTTAATCAGTGAACCAAGTGTTACCTTGCCATGGTTTAAAAAAATTTTAGGAGGAAAAGCTAAATGA
- a CDS encoding CdaR family protein yields the protein MKRFLNSRLWLALVSVFFAILLFLTAASSNHKNSGSQIYSPIETYTHSLKDVPIDIKYDSEKYFISGYSYGAEVYLTSTNRIKLDSEVNSDTRSFKIVADLTKSHPGTVTVTLKVENLPSGVTATVSPDKISVTIGKKESKMFPVRGSVDAKQIANGYEISKIETGIDKVEVTSDESTIALIDHVVAKLPDDQVLDANYSSRVTLQAVSADGTILASAIDPAKANLTVGVKKITKSVPIRVEAVGVMNDGLSDIQYKLSKQTALISGSREALEAIDEIVAEVNISDVTKNTSKTVSLSSNQVSIEPSVVTVQLTTTKK from the coding sequence ATGAAACGATTTTTAAATAGTCGCCTTTGGTTAGCCTTAGTTTCAGTTTTTTTTGCTATTCTTCTTTTTTTGACGGCCGCTTCAAGTAACCACAAAAATTCTGGGTCACAAATTTATAGTCCGATTGAAACATACACCCATAGCCTTAAAGATGTGCCTATTGATATAAAATATGATAGTGAGAAATATTTTATCAGCGGTTATTCTTATGGCGCTGAAGTTTATCTAACCTCTACCAATCGGATTAAACTTGATTCTGAAGTGAATAGCGACACTCGCAGTTTTAAGATTGTAGCAGACTTAACCAAGAGTCATCCTGGAACGGTCACAGTAACATTGAAAGTGGAAAATTTACCTTCTGGGGTAACTGCTACGGTCTCACCCGATAAAATTTCAGTAACTATTGGTAAAAAAGAATCAAAGATGTTTCCTGTTCGAGGCAGTGTAGATGCCAAACAAATTGCAAATGGCTATGAGATTAGTAAGATTGAAACAGGAATTGATAAGGTCGAGGTGACTAGTGATGAATCTACTATTGCCTTGATTGACCATGTTGTCGCCAAGTTACCTGATGATCAGGTCTTGGATGCAAATTACAGCAGTCGTGTCACCTTACAAGCTGTTTCTGCTGATGGAACAATCTTAGCAAGTGCCATTGATCCAGCCAAGGCCAATTTGACAGTTGGTGTTAAGAAAATTACGAAATCGGTTCCTATTAGGGTTGAAGCAGTTGGAGTAATGAATGACGGTTTATCAGATATTCAATATAAGTTGTCCAAACAAACTGCTCTTATTTCTGGAAGTCGAGAGGCCTTAGAAGCTATTGATGAAATCGTTGCAGAAGTTAATATTTCTGACGTGACTAAAAACACTAGTAAGACTGTGAGTTTGTCTTCTAATCAGGTGTCTATTGAGCCGTCAGTAGTGACCGTTCAGTTGACAACCACTAAAAAATAA
- the glmM gene encoding phosphoglucosamine mutase translates to MGKYFGTDGVRGEANVELTPELAFKLGRFGGYVLSQHETERPKVFVARDTRISGEMLESALIAGLLSVGIEVYKLGVLATPGVSYLVRTEKASAGVMISASHNPALDNGIKFFGNDGFKLADEQELEIEALLDASEDNLPRPSAEGLGTLVDYPEGLRKYEKFLVTTGTDLTGMTVALDTANGAASVSARDVFLDLNAEIAVIGEKPNGLNINDGVGSTHPEQLQELVKETGADLGLAFDGDSDRLIAVDENGAIVDGDRIMFVIGKYLSEKGLLAQNTIVTTVMSNLGFHKALDSHAINKAITAVGDRYVVEEMRRSGYNLGGEQSGHVIIMDYNTTGDGQLTAIQLTKIMKETGKSLSELASEVTIYPQKLVNIRVENSMKERAMEVPAIANIIAKMEEEMAGNGRILVRPSGTEPLLRVMAEAPTDTEVDYYVNTIADVVRAEIGLDC, encoded by the coding sequence ATGGGAAAATATTTTGGAACAGACGGTGTTCGTGGGGAAGCAAATGTTGAGCTGACACCTGAGTTAGCATTTAAACTTGGTCGCTTTGGCGGCTATGTTTTAAGTCAACACGAAACCGAAAGACCCAAAGTTTTTGTGGCACGTGACACTCGTATTTCAGGAGAAATGCTGGAGTCAGCCTTGATTGCTGGTCTGCTGTCTGTTGGTATTGAAGTTTATAAACTTGGTGTTTTAGCAACACCTGGTGTCTCTTATTTAGTTAGAACTGAAAAAGCAAGTGCGGGGGTCATGATTTCTGCTAGTCATAATCCAGCACTTGACAATGGCATTAAATTCTTTGGAAATGACGGTTTCAAGTTAGCCGATGAGCAAGAATTGGAAATCGAAGCCCTCTTAGATGCTAGTGAAGATAACCTGCCACGTCCAAGTGCTGAGGGTCTTGGAACCTTAGTTGACTATCCAGAAGGTCTTCGTAAATATGAAAAATTCTTGGTAACAACTGGGACTGATTTGACGGGTATGACAGTTGCTTTAGACACGGCTAACGGTGCAGCCTCTGTTTCTGCGCGTGATGTCTTTTTAGATTTAAATGCAGAAATTGCTGTTATTGGTGAAAAACCGAATGGTTTAAATATTAATGACGGTGTTGGTTCAACACATCCAGAACAGCTTCAAGAACTTGTTAAGGAGACAGGTGCTGATTTAGGATTGGCCTTTGATGGTGATAGTGACCGTCTGATTGCAGTTGACGAAAATGGCGCTATTGTTGATGGTGATCGTATCATGTTTGTTATCGGCAAGTACCTATCAGAAAAAGGCCTTCTTGCGCAAAATACCATTGTCACAACGGTGATGTCTAACCTTGGTTTCCATAAAGCTTTGGATAGCCATGCTATCAATAAAGCAATCACAGCTGTAGGTGATCGCTATGTGGTAGAAGAAATGCGTCGTTCAGGCTATAACCTCGGAGGTGAGCAATCAGGGCATGTCATTATCATGGACTACAATACCACTGGAGATGGCCAACTAACAGCTATCCAATTAACGAAAATCATGAAAGAGACAGGAAAAAGTCTGTCTGAATTAGCAAGTGAAGTGACTATCTATCCTCAAAAATTGGTTAATATCCGTGTGGAGAACAGCATGAAAGAACGTGCTATGGAAGTTCCAGCTATTGCAAATATCATTGCAAAAATGGAAGAAGAAATGGCAGGTAACGGACGCATTCTTGTGAGACCAAGTGGCACAGAACCTCTGCTTCGTGTCATGGCAGAAGCGCCAACAGATACTGAAGTCGATTATTATGTGAACACCATCGCTGATGTTGTGCGTGCAGAAATTGGGCTTGATTGCTAA
- the hemW gene encoding radical SAM family heme chaperone HemW, producing the protein MSKKPTSAYVHIPFCTQICYYCDFSKVFIQNQPVDAYLQALIQEFDSYGIRDLKTLYIGGGTPTAITAKQLEYLLSHLERNLNLDNLEEFTIEANPGDLTPDKIAVLRRSAVNRISLGVQTFNDKQLKQIGRSHNEQQIYSTIANLKAAGFHNISIDLIYALPGQTLDHVKENVAKALALDIPHLSLYSLILEHHTVFMNKMRRGKLNLPTEDLEAEMFEYIISEMEANGFEHYEISNFTKPGFESRHNLMYWDNVEYFGCGAGASGYLNGVRYRNRVPIQHYLKAVAAGNARLNEEVLSKEEMMEEELFLGLRKKTGVSIERFESKFGLSFEERYGKIVKKLKNQGLLAKDDAFVRMTKQGLFLGDSVAEQFILD; encoded by the coding sequence ATGTCAAAAAAACCTACTTCAGCTTATGTGCATATTCCTTTTTGCACACAAATTTGTTATTATTGTGATTTTTCAAAAGTTTTTATCCAAAATCAACCAGTCGATGCCTACTTGCAAGCTTTGATTCAAGAATTTGATTCCTATGGTATTCGTGATTTAAAAACCCTTTATATTGGAGGGGGGACACCTACAGCTATCACTGCTAAGCAATTGGAGTATTTGCTGAGTCACCTTGAACGGAATCTCAATTTAGATAATCTTGAAGAGTTCACAATCGAGGCAAATCCTGGTGATCTGACGCCAGATAAAATTGCGGTGCTCCGAAGGTCAGCAGTTAATCGGATTTCCTTAGGTGTTCAGACCTTTAATGATAAACAATTAAAGCAGATTGGCCGTAGCCATAATGAACAACAAATTTATAGCACCATCGCCAATTTAAAGGCCGCAGGTTTTCATAATATTTCCATTGATTTGATTTATGCCTTGCCAGGTCAAACCTTAGATCATGTCAAGGAAAATGTAGCCAAGGCCCTTGCTTTGGATATTCCTCATCTTAGCTTGTATAGCCTTATTTTGGAACATCATACAGTCTTTATGAATAAGATGCGACGTGGTAAACTTAATTTACCAACGGAGGACTTGGAAGCGGAAATGTTTGAGTATATCATTTCTGAAATGGAAGCCAATGGTTTTGAACACTATGAAATCTCTAATTTTACCAAACCAGGTTTTGAAAGCCGACATAACTTGATGTACTGGGACAATGTGGAATATTTTGGGTGTGGTGCGGGTGCCTCGGGTTACCTTAATGGTGTTCGTTATCGAAATCGGGTGCCCATTCAGCATTATCTTAAAGCGGTTGCAGCGGGAAATGCCAGACTGAATGAAGAAGTGCTGAGCAAGGAAGAAATGATGGAAGAGGAGCTCTTTTTGGGATTGCGTAAAAAAACAGGTGTCTCTATTGAACGCTTTGAATCAAAATTTGGTCTCTCTTTTGAGGAGCGATATGGCAAAATTGTCAAAAAATTAAAAAATCAAGGGCTGCTTGCCAAAGACGATGCCTTTGTCAGAATGACTAAACAAGGTCTTTTTTTAGGCGATTCTGTTGCTGAGCAATTTATACTAGATTAG
- a CDS encoding acyl-[acyl-carrier-protein] thioesterase: MGLSYREDIKLPFELCDVKSDIKFPLLLDYCLTVSGRQSAALGRSNDYLLEEYGLVWIVTDYEVTIHRLPRFKETITIETQAMSYNKLFCYRQFYIYDQEGQLLVDILACFALLHPDTRKVASIPEDLVAPFETDFVKKLRRAPKMHLLEESIDRDYHVRYFDIDMNGHVNNSKYLDWMYDVLGYEFLKTHEPLRMTLKYVKEVSPGGQITSSYQLDQLISYHQITSNGYLNAQAMIEWQPIQK, translated from the coding sequence ATGGGATTAAGTTACCGCGAAGACATTAAACTTCCGTTTGAATTATGTGATGTCAAATCAGATATTAAATTTCCCCTTCTCTTGGATTATTGTCTAACAGTTTCGGGGAGACAATCTGCCGCATTAGGACGGAGTAATGATTACCTTTTAGAGGAATATGGACTAGTCTGGATTGTGACGGACTATGAGGTTACTATCCATCGCTTGCCACGTTTCAAGGAAACCATTACCATTGAGACACAGGCCATGTCCTATAATAAATTATTTTGTTACCGACAATTTTATATTTATGACCAAGAGGGTCAACTTTTGGTGGATATTTTAGCTTGTTTTGCTTTGTTACATCCAGATACTCGAAAGGTGGCAAGTATTCCAGAAGATTTAGTGGCGCCTTTTGAAACTGATTTTGTTAAAAAGCTACGCCGTGCTCCTAAAATGCATCTCTTAGAGGAGTCAATTGATCGCGACTACCATGTCCGATATTTTGACATTGACATGAATGGTCACGTCAATAATAGTAAATATTTAGATTGGATGTATGATGTGTTAGGATATGAGTTTTTAAAGACCCATGAGCCTTTACGCATGACTTTAAAATATGTCAAAGAAGTCTCACCAGGTGGTCAAATTACCTCCAGTTACCAGTTGGACCAATTAATCTCTTACCATCAAATCACATCAAATGGGTATTTGAATGCCCAAGCCATGATTGAGTGGCAACCGATACAAAAATAG
- a CDS encoding TIGR01457 family HAD-type hydrolase — protein sequence MPYKGYLIDLDGTIYQGKNRIPAGERFIKRLQERGIPYLLVTNNTTRTPEMVQDMLANQFNVETGIETIYTATMATVDYMNDMNCGKTAYVIGETGLKSAIAAAGYVEDLENPAYVVVGLDSQVTYEMLAIATLAIQKGALFIGTNPDLNIPTERGLMPGAGALNALLEAATRVKPVFIGKPNAIIMNKSLEVLGIKHSEAVMVGDNYLTDIMAGIQNDIATILVTTGFTRPEEVPTLPVQPDHVLSSLDEWEL from the coding sequence GTGCCTTATAAGGGTTATTTAATTGATTTAGACGGAACGATTTACCAAGGGAAAAACCGTATTCCAGCAGGGGAACGATTTATCAAACGTCTGCAAGAAAGAGGCATTCCTTATTTATTGGTGACTAATAATACCACAAGAACACCTGAAATGGTGCAAGACATGCTAGCCAATCAGTTTAATGTTGAGACAGGCATTGAGACCATTTATACGGCTACCATGGCAACCGTCGATTACATGAATGACATGAACTGTGGCAAGACAGCTTACGTTATTGGGGAAACAGGTCTCAAATCAGCTATTGCAGCAGCAGGTTATGTAGAAGATCTCGAAAATCCAGCTTATGTGGTGGTTGGTTTAGACAGTCAGGTGACCTATGAGATGTTAGCCATAGCTACCTTGGCTATTCAAAAGGGTGCTCTCTTTATTGGGACAAATCCTGATTTAAATATTCCAACCGAACGTGGTTTGATGCCAGGAGCGGGTGCATTGAATGCCTTGTTAGAAGCTGCTACACGTGTGAAACCTGTTTTTATTGGCAAGCCCAATGCTATCATTATGAATAAATCACTAGAGGTATTAGGTATTAAACATTCCGAAGCAGTGATGGTTGGGGATAATTACTTGACTGATATTATGGCAGGTATTCAAAATGACATAGCTACCATTTTAGTCACAACAGGATTTACAAGACCTGAAGAAGTACCAACCTTACCAGTGCAGCCAGATCATGTCCTATCTAGTCTTGATGAGTGGGAATTGTGA
- a CDS encoding TIGR01906 family membrane protein, translating to MVENIKLFCSWLWVLALSVLITIYAAWLLYPVEIDYLHLEQVVLMTKSSILYNYNGLLHYLTNPFVTRLELASFHSSADGLKHFADVKWLFHLTQVIFLGLLYPTVKTFTQMIKTNSFWLIQKPLMMAALFPLIIGLTASFIGFDHFFILFHKMLFVGDSSWLFDPLQDPIIWLLPEVFFLHCFLFFMIVYEIILWSLVGLARRQRLNVE from the coding sequence ATGGTAGAAAACATTAAATTATTTTGTAGCTGGCTATGGGTATTAGCCTTGTCTGTTTTAATAACCATCTATGCAGCCTGGTTACTTTATCCAGTAGAGATTGATTATTTACATTTGGAACAAGTGGTTTTGATGACCAAATCGTCTATACTCTATAATTACAATGGGCTCCTTCATTACTTAACCAATCCCTTTGTGACAAGATTGGAATTGGCTAGTTTTCATTCATCGGCAGACGGACTCAAGCATTTCGCAGATGTTAAATGGCTTTTTCACCTAACTCAAGTCATTTTTCTTGGTCTCCTTTACCCAACTGTTAAGACTTTCACGCAAATGATCAAAACCAACAGTTTCTGGCTCATTCAAAAGCCTTTAATGATGGCAGCTTTGTTTCCTCTTATAATTGGCCTAACGGCCAGCTTCATTGGTTTTGATCATTTTTTTATCCTCTTTCATAAGATGCTTTTTGTAGGAGATAGTAGTTGGCTCTTTGATCCACTGCAAGATCCAATCATCTGGCTTCTCCCTGAAGTTTTTTTCTTGCACTGTTTCCTTTTCTTTATGATCGTTTACGAAATCATTTTGTGGAGCTTAGTAGGCTTGGCAAGGAGGCAACGTCTTAATGTAGAATGA